In Halobaculum halobium, a genomic segment contains:
- a CDS encoding b(o/a)3-type cytochrome-c oxidase subunit 1 — MATGHPDDTATHSDEEYVETAEGTRRRRAFVDRYPEAAQIVRICLGISFVAFAGGALFGLIQALHRTNVLRIIPSSDYYTLLTGHGVLMVLVFTTFGIAGLFQWATTRSLDREPPSSRLTAAWLGTITLGTLLAGGTILAGLTDAIPASADVLFTFYAPLKAHPLFYVGAALIIVGSWLAGASYFLQFREWRSENPDARIPLQSFMVLTTMLMWYISTLGVAVEVVFFLIPWSLGLISQVDPLLTRTLFWYFGHPVVYFWLLPAYLIWYTVLPKLSGGRLFSDPLARVVFVLFLILSTPVGFHHQYTDPGIASGYKFVAMTNTFFLLLPSLLTLFTVVASMEHGARQRGGTGYLGWLKALPWERPAFAGIALSGIMFAAGGFSGMINAGMNINYLIHNTLWVPGHFHLTVGTAFALTLMAVSYWLVPQVTGKRLQWRGLAAVQPYVWFVGMVLMSNAMHRAGLAGIPRRTAEPQYDQFSFQAVVGSVVEMRIQIAIGGTLLFVGAVMFLAVMLATWTLGKSNSQLRVNGFLPEPMSGAEDSPRVLDNLKLWVGIAIVLVALAYGLPLYDMVADGVLSPGSLPVPA, encoded by the coding sequence ATGGCAACTGGACATCCCGACGATACGGCCACGCACAGTGACGAAGAATACGTGGAGACCGCGGAGGGAACGCGACGCCGCCGGGCGTTCGTCGACCGGTACCCGGAAGCTGCACAGATCGTTCGCATCTGTCTTGGCATCTCGTTCGTCGCGTTCGCTGGCGGCGCGTTGTTCGGCCTGATTCAGGCGCTCCATCGGACGAACGTGCTCCGGATCATCCCCTCGTCGGATTACTATACGCTTTTGACGGGGCACGGCGTTCTGATGGTCTTGGTGTTCACGACGTTCGGTATCGCGGGGCTGTTCCAGTGGGCTACCACGAGAAGTCTCGACCGTGAACCCCCGAGCTCTCGGTTGACTGCGGCGTGGCTCGGCACGATAACACTCGGCACGCTACTGGCCGGGGGAACGATCCTCGCGGGACTGACCGACGCGATTCCCGCCAGCGCTGACGTACTGTTCACGTTCTACGCGCCCCTGAAGGCCCATCCGCTGTTCTACGTGGGCGCAGCACTGATCATCGTCGGCTCCTGGCTGGCCGGCGCGAGCTACTTCCTGCAGTTCCGCGAGTGGCGTTCGGAGAACCCCGACGCGCGCATTCCGCTGCAGTCGTTCATGGTCCTGACGACGATGCTGATGTGGTATATTTCGACTCTCGGGGTCGCCGTCGAGGTCGTCTTCTTCCTCATCCCGTGGTCGCTGGGACTCATCAGTCAGGTCGATCCGCTACTCACGCGGACGCTGTTCTGGTACTTCGGGCACCCGGTCGTGTACTTCTGGCTGCTTCCCGCGTACCTGATCTGGTACACGGTCCTTCCGAAGCTCTCGGGCGGTCGGCTGTTCAGCGACCCGCTCGCACGGGTGGTGTTCGTGCTGTTCCTCATCCTCTCAACGCCAGTCGGGTTCCACCACCAGTACACCGACCCCGGGATCGCTTCGGGGTACAAATTCGTCGCGATGACGAACACGTTCTTCCTGTTGTTACCGTCGCTGTTGACGCTGTTCACCGTTGTCGCCAGCATGGAGCACGGTGCCAGGCAGCGAGGCGGCACCGGCTACCTCGGCTGGCTGAAGGCGCTTCCGTGGGAGCGGCCGGCGTTCGCGGGCATCGCCCTCTCGGGCATCATGTTCGCCGCAGGCGGCTTCTCGGGGATGATCAACGCTGGGATGAACATCAACTACCTCATCCACAACACGTTGTGGGTGCCCGGTCACTTCCACCTCACCGTCGGGACGGCGTTCGCCCTCACGCTGATGGCGGTCTCCTACTGGCTGGTCCCGCAGGTGACGGGCAAGCGGCTCCAATGGCGTGGCCTCGCCGCGGTCCAGCCGTACGTCTGGTTCGTCGGGATGGTGTTGATGTCGAACGCCATGCACCGTGCCGGCCTCGCGGGGATCCCTCGCCGGACGGCCGAGCCGCAGTACGACCAGTTCAGCTTCCAGGCTGTCGTCGGCAGCGTCGTCGAGATGCGTATTCAGATCGCGATTGGCGGCACGTTACTGTTCGTCGGCGCCGTGATGTTCCTCGCGGTCATGCTGGCAACGTGGACGCTTGGGAAGTCGAACAGTCAGCTCCGAGTCAACGGCTTCCTCCCGGAACCGATGTCGGGGGCCGAAGACTCGCCGCGGGTGCTCGACAACCTGAAGCTGTGGGTCGGGATCGCGATCGTCTTGGTGGCGCTCGCGTACGGCCTCCCGCTGTACGACATGGTTGCTGACGGAGTGCTCTCGCCGGGGAGTCTCCCGGTTCCGGCATAA
- a CDS encoding cytochrome C oxidase subunit II — MHVHRFEKLWFGASLVLIVAFVGTIVYGAIGPGVAMVGDDGGTIEAAAVSDGNFEQTENFREPGVYESTDGDGVDVYIVARQYLFNPGTAEPIEVPRGEEVTFHVTSADVTHGFNLAATNVNTMVIPGQVAKFDVTFEETGEYGIVCHEYCGSGHHTMAGQLHVVPQSQFDTTAEGEN, encoded by the coding sequence ATGCACGTCCACCGATTCGAGAAACTCTGGTTTGGCGCATCGCTCGTCCTGATCGTGGCGTTCGTCGGGACCATCGTCTACGGCGCGATCGGTCCCGGGGTCGCGATGGTCGGCGACGACGGCGGTACCATCGAGGCCGCCGCCGTCTCTGACGGGAACTTCGAACAAACCGAAAACTTCCGAGAACCGGGAGTGTACGAGTCCACCGACGGCGACGGCGTCGACGTGTACATCGTGGCTCGACAGTATCTGTTCAACCCCGGGACTGCGGAGCCAATAGAGGTGCCCAGGGGCGAGGAGGTAACGTTCCACGTCACCTCAGCCGACGTGACGCACGGGTTCAACCTCGCCGCCACCAACGTCAACACGATGGTGATCCCCGGGCAGGTCGCCAAATTCGACGTCACGTTCGAGGAGACGGGAGAGTACGGCATCGTCTGTCACGAGTACTGCGGGAGCGGTCACCACACGATGGCTGGCCAGTTGCACGTCGTTCCGCAGTCGCAGTTCGACACGACCGCGGAGGGTGAGAACTAA
- a CDS encoding PAS domain S-box protein, whose product MTGGDTHGPTHPSGDGVPVDGTVKFDASLECCGLDEAAAAVLGIDPSGVTADILPQLSPSPATTRETLEAVVETKRPATIEWAAQTTEQSGLGWAVPDGDGVAVLLVVDETATAAASGTGIRPRSEESGPTDTGPESKSRTPSNEAEARTTETLLDHTESLAGTGGWEYDIESDALVWTAGTRRIHGVDSEFEPTVEKALSFYHPDHREEIQTAVRRAIEDGAAYDTEAQILTNGGTRRLVRTIGHPIKQDGEVVVVRGAIQDITDSRDQQRQIALLQRAIDAAPVGVTLADVRQENEPLVYVNEAFEKLTGYSISEAVGRNCRFLQGPETTSATVSTLRDAIEAEESATVTIRNYRADGTPFWNRLTIAPVTNADGRVTHYVGFQTDVSEQKATESRLQGFERAVDQSGHAIYITDLDGTITYVNRSFEELTGYEYDDAVGRTPNILSSGQMGEEYFDRLWRTITSGETFEERIIDKDSDGHHYRAHQTISPLIDDGDVVGFVAVQIDITDQIERAQQVAVLDRVLRHNLRNDMNVILGHAGRIERATDGDVAESASTITATSERLLDLVRKERAVVKQFSAPDDIRSHDVRSVLRSALTDLRETHPSAEVSVDCPAGLTVDATPQIEDALAECIENAIEHTDDAVPTVTIVAASDAGGTETGADTVRISIADRGPGVPESIKELVTTHQIPDSLTHTDGIGLWLANWIVTRSGGSIEFEDRDGGGTVVHVRLPLAGVSE is encoded by the coding sequence GTGACTGGCGGCGACACGCACGGTCCTACTCACCCCAGCGGAGACGGCGTTCCCGTCGATGGCACCGTGAAGTTCGATGCGTCGCTGGAGTGTTGCGGTCTTGACGAGGCTGCGGCGGCGGTATTGGGTATTGACCCAAGTGGAGTCACGGCCGACATCCTCCCGCAGCTATCACCCTCTCCGGCGACCACACGCGAGACATTAGAGGCAGTAGTAGAGACAAAGCGGCCGGCAACAATCGAGTGGGCAGCACAGACGACAGAACAGAGCGGATTGGGGTGGGCGGTCCCCGATGGCGACGGCGTCGCGGTGCTGCTTGTCGTTGACGAGACAGCCACCGCGGCGGCGTCCGGTACTGGGATTCGGCCCCGATCCGAAGAGAGCGGTCCCACGGACACAGGGCCCGAATCGAAGTCACGGACTCCGTCGAACGAAGCCGAGGCCCGGACGACTGAAACGCTACTCGACCATACGGAGTCGCTTGCGGGCACCGGTGGCTGGGAGTACGACATCGAGTCAGACGCGCTCGTCTGGACCGCGGGCACGAGGCGGATCCACGGAGTCGACTCCGAGTTCGAGCCGACAGTTGAAAAGGCGCTGTCGTTTTATCACCCGGACCATCGAGAGGAGATTCAAACTGCGGTGCGACGGGCGATCGAGGACGGAGCGGCGTACGACACGGAGGCACAGATTCTCACGAACGGTGGCACCCGGCGGTTGGTTCGGACCATCGGACACCCCATCAAACAGGACGGCGAGGTCGTTGTAGTACGTGGTGCGATTCAGGACATCACCGACTCCCGTGACCAGCAACGACAGATCGCGTTGTTGCAGCGAGCGATCGACGCCGCACCGGTCGGCGTGACGCTCGCAGACGTACGTCAAGAGAACGAACCGCTGGTGTACGTGAACGAAGCGTTCGAGAAGCTCACGGGGTACTCCATCTCCGAAGCGGTCGGCCGGAACTGCCGGTTCCTACAGGGACCAGAGACTACCTCCGCCACCGTCTCAACGCTCCGAGACGCAATCGAGGCTGAGGAGTCGGCCACGGTGACGATCCGCAACTACCGTGCGGACGGGACTCCGTTCTGGAACCGGTTGACGATCGCTCCTGTCACGAACGCAGACGGCAGAGTCACCCACTACGTCGGCTTTCAGACAGACGTGAGCGAACAGAAAGCGACCGAATCACGGCTCCAAGGGTTCGAACGAGCCGTCGACCAGTCTGGCCACGCGATCTATATTACGGATCTCGACGGCACAATTACCTACGTCAACCGGAGTTTCGAGGAGCTAACGGGCTACGAGTACGACGACGCGGTCGGCCGGACGCCAAACATTCTGAGCTCGGGTCAGATGGGCGAGGAATACTTCGACCGACTCTGGCGGACCATCACAAGCGGGGAAACCTTCGAGGAACGGATCATCGATAAGGACAGCGACGGACACCACTACCGCGCTCACCAGACAATCTCTCCGCTAATCGATGACGGAGACGTGGTCGGATTCGTCGCCGTCCAAATCGACATCACTGATCAGATCGAGCGTGCTCAACAAGTCGCTGTGTTGGATCGGGTGCTGCGCCATAATCTCCGCAACGACATGAACGTCATCTTGGGCCACGCAGGTCGTATCGAACGAGCAACAGACGGCGACGTCGCCGAGTCGGCATCGACCATCACCGCGACAAGCGAGCGCCTCCTCGACCTCGTTCGTAAGGAACGGGCCGTCGTCAAACAGTTCTCGGCCCCGGACGACATTCGCTCACACGACGTCCGCTCGGTGCTTCGATCAGCCCTCACGGATCTCCGGGAGACCCATCCGAGTGCGGAGGTTTCCGTCGACTGTCCGGCCGGATTGACCGTGGATGCAACGCCACAGATCGAAGACGCGCTGGCGGAATGCATCGAAAATGCGATCGAACACACTGACGACGCCGTCCCCACCGTGACCATCGTGGCTGCGAGCGACGCAGGCGGCACTGAGACAGGAGCCGATACGGTCCGCATCTCGATCGCTGATCGCGGACCTGGAGTTCCGGAATCTATCAAAGAACTCGTTACCACCCATCAGATCCCCGATTCGCTCACACACACCGACGGGATCGGTCTGTGGCTCGCGAACTGGATCGTCACCCGATCTGGCGGGTCGATCGAATTCGAGGATCGCGATGGCGGTGGAACCGTCGTACACGTGAGGCTGCCGTTAGCGGGCGTAAGCGAGTGA
- a CDS encoding halocyanin domain-containing protein, which translates to MVQQRDSDTGLTRRRVMAAGAAAAGGALLGSAAPAAAQSDPGFDGWFDDVPNYDGVVDRTGQSEVTVEVGVENGDGPYGFGPAAVRVDPGATVVWEWNGQGGSHNVIAEDGSYESELVAEAGHTFSHTFESEGVSTYFCQPHRALGMKGAVVVGGSGGGGGSSVSEPDFGGWFDDVPNYDGTVDERGNSEVTVEVGVENGDGPYGFGPASIRVDPGTTVVWEWNGQGGSHNVIAEDGSYESELVAEAGHTFSHTFESEGVSTYFCQPHRALGMKGAVVVGNVGGGGGGGGDGSGGDGEGAPEESGGSLFVPDGINGWLALVFGGTVGLAVASVLGNEAYIAYRTHASEEEAYVRDKPVDGVEEEAEVELGEEYDPVGTAALVVGYFLLISALWAFMYFVEFIGGPTITG; encoded by the coding sequence ATGGTACAGCAGCGAGACAGCGACACCGGCCTGACTCGACGACGGGTCATGGCTGCGGGCGCGGCTGCCGCCGGTGGGGCGCTCCTGGGTAGCGCCGCACCCGCCGCGGCCCAATCGGACCCCGGCTTCGACGGCTGGTTCGACGACGTTCCCAACTACGACGGCGTCGTAGACCGCACGGGCCAGTCGGAGGTCACCGTCGAAGTCGGCGTCGAGAACGGCGACGGTCCCTACGGGTTCGGCCCGGCTGCCGTCAGGGTCGATCCGGGGGCAACCGTCGTCTGGGAATGGAATGGTCAAGGTGGCTCACACAACGTCATCGCCGAAGACGGCTCCTACGAGTCCGAGTTAGTGGCGGAGGCAGGCCACACCTTCAGTCACACCTTCGAGAGCGAGGGCGTCTCAACGTACTTCTGTCAGCCGCACCGCGCCCTCGGCATGAAGGGCGCTGTCGTCGTCGGCGGGAGTGGCGGCGGCGGCGGATCATCGGTGTCCGAACCCGATTTCGGCGGCTGGTTCGACGACGTTCCCAACTACGACGGCACGGTCGATGAGCGAGGGAACTCGGAAGTCACCGTCGAGGTCGGCGTCGAGAACGGCGACGGTCCCTACGGATTCGGTCCGGCGTCGATTCGAGTCGATCCAGGGACGACCGTCGTCTGGGAGTGGAACGGTCAGGGTGGCTCACACAACGTCATCGCCGAAGACGGCTCCTACGAGTCCGAGTTAGTGGCGGAGGCAGGCCACACCTTCAGTCACACCTTCGAGAGCGAGGGCGTCTCAACGTACTTCTGTCAGCCGCACCGCGCCCTCGGCATGAAAGGCGCTGTCGTCGTCGGAAACGTCGGCGGCGGGGGTGGCGGCGGCGGCGATGGGTCCGGCGGCGATGGCGAAGGGGCTCCCGAGGAGTCGGGCGGTTCGCTGTTCGTCCCGGACGGGATCAACGGCTGGCTGGCGCTCGTGTTCGGCGGCACGGTCGGGCTGGCGGTCGCTTCGGTCCTGGGCAACGAGGCGTACATCGCCTATCGCACCCACGCGAGCGAGGAAGAGGCGTACGTCCGCGACAAGCCGGTCGATGGTGTCGAAGAAGAGGCGGAAGTCGAACTCGGCGAGGAGTACGACCCGGTCGGGACCGCGGCGCTCGTCGTCGGGTACTTCCTGTTGATATCCGCGCTGTGGGCCTTCATGTACTTCGTCGAGTTCATCGGCGGCCCGACAATCACTGGGTGA
- a CDS encoding MarR family transcriptional regulator produces MSIDRDTFENTSEDELADLSVPDQVLGFLVANEERAFKAHEIASQIGVDEGAVSTALSRLKGRDLVEHKATYWAVTDDAERLEGYSGYERVTALFNEQFGEEDKEAWREHAPAEPHPSVEDDQ; encoded by the coding sequence ATGTCCATCGACCGAGACACCTTCGAGAACACAAGCGAGGACGAGCTCGCGGATCTTTCTGTCCCAGATCAGGTACTGGGGTTCCTCGTCGCCAACGAGGAACGTGCGTTCAAGGCCCACGAAATCGCCTCCCAGATTGGCGTCGACGAGGGCGCGGTTAGCACCGCTCTGTCGCGATTGAAGGGTCGTGACCTCGTTGAGCACAAGGCGACGTACTGGGCGGTGACCGATGACGCCGAACGCCTCGAAGGATATAGTGGCTACGAGCGAGTGACCGCGCTGTTCAACGAACAATTCGGCGAAGAAGACAAGGAAGCGTGGCGCGAGCACGCACCCGCGGAACCCCACCCGAGCGTCGAGGACGACCAGTGA